A DNA window from Melanotaenia boesemani isolate fMelBoe1 chromosome 6, fMelBoe1.pri, whole genome shotgun sequence contains the following coding sequences:
- the cep85 gene encoding centrosomal protein of 85 kDa, whose translation MTTSQRYFESKPAAQFADMEWQTPAVSEKFQSRFGRRPGTSDSGDTGLGTSASDSTEDFCSSSSSPSFQPIRSQIPIPTAHVMPSTAGALASKPHLFGQEDSLSSAEGHRSSSGSRTPSGTTSKSSSLSKSASSPNLDAPAGIGGDYVGPKLDCLSRYCSLVNGLDHSLFPTDHTRVDEGQRFDTPAVEPTLNQSALLGGLCPDVRLQLQTGIRDTPDCGSEAYRGSMEHSYKVLPEVRPSLSGTAETSNQRGGQPGAVGSAGVYASPLSLQTQALLREHTSPKGYDPLRQDRCSEFSTWQQKQQLESLRLQVEQMQLMNAGVGQYPSLYSTPLQSELGKWDALVKASESLLKEKELIIERQKQHMAQLEQRLRESELQVHGALLGRGASFGDMCMLRLQEAQRENAFLRAQFTERTDCVALEKAEAEHRLGAVEAETRRLTENLKEACERHAEEMKKQEERIRSRDKHINNLKKKCQKEAELKRENQQRIETLERYLADLPTLEDYQSQNKQLLEAEQQIAQLQEKAEELEASLETTHSQLQEKDAQLEEQKRRERDLLTTITDMQQRVQQGLEDGARLPSLDIEKLRVENNSLREEQQRLKKVIEKQHRMMEQLGSQIQALEEQISQEESSSQALREEVLAKEQNVLELHAAMKELSAQNQELMEQNLTLQEQMSDPGLRSANQASSVLQPAEACLTQRLHSEIASCLSDLRSLCSILTQRAQGQNPNLSLLLGLTAPPAVTEQDEDWMDPDVLQKKLVEAQQLRRDVEELRNVILDRYAQDMGENCITQ comes from the exons atttCTGCAGTTCCAGCAGCAGCCCTTCTTTCCAGCCCATCCGCAGTCAGATCCCCATACCCACTGCACATGTCATGCCATCCACGGCCGGCGCCCTGGCCTCAAAACCCCACTTATTTGGCCAGGAAGACTCTTTGTCCTCAGCAGAGGGTCACAGATCTTCGTCCGGCTCTAGAACCCCAAGCGGCACCACATCAAAGTCTTCCTCTCTTTCCAAATCAGCGTCTTCACCAAACTTGGATGCTCCGGCCGGTATAGGAGGTGATTATGTGGGACCCAAATTAGACTGCCTGAGCCGCTACTGCAGCCTTGTCAATGGGCTGGACCACTCACTTTTCCCCACAGATCACACACGGGTGGATGAGGGACAGAGGTTTGACACTCCTGCGGTGGAACCAACACTAAATCAGTCTGCCCTGTTAGGAGGGTTATGTCCTGATGTCAGACTCCAGTTACAGACTGGGATTAGAGACACTCCAGACTGTGGATCTGAGGCCTACAGAGGAAGTATGGAGCACAGCTATAAGGTTCTGCCTGAAGTTAGGCCCAGCCTTTCTGGCACAGCGGAAACCTCTAATCAGAGGGGCGGTCAGCCTGGTGCAGTCGGATCTGCTGGAGTTTATGCAAGTCCTCTCAGTCTGCAGACACAGGCACTGCTGAGGGAGCATACGAGCCCCAAGGGTTATGATCCTTTGCGGCAGGACAGATGTAGTGAATTTTCTACCTGgcaacaaaaacagcagctggagAGTTTGCGTCTTCAAGTGGAACAAATGCAG TTAATGAATGCAGGAGTGGGTCAGTACCCATCTTTATACTCAACACCGCTGCAGTCGGAGTTGGGCAAGTGGGACGCTCTGGTCAAAGCCAGTGAGAGTCTGCTGAAGGAGAAGGAGCTTATCATTGAGAG ACAAAAGCAACACATGGCCCAACTGGAACAGCGTCTTAGGGAAAGTGAGCTGCAAGTTCACGGAGCCCTCCTTGGCCGAGGGGCATCTTTTGGGGATATGTGTATGCTGCGTCTTCAG GAGGCTCAGAGGGAGAATGCATTCTTGAGGGCGCAGTTTACTGAGCGCACAGACTGTGTTGCCCTGGAGAAGGCAGAGGCAGAGCACAGACTGGGAGCGGTTGAGGCTGAGACACGCCGGCTAACTGAGAATCTGAAGGAAGCCTGCGAGAGGCATGCAGAGGAGATGAAGAAACAGGAAGAGAGG ATCCGAAGTCGAGACAAGCACATCAACAACCTGAAGAAGAAGTGTCAGAAGGAAGCGGAGCTGAAGAGGGAGAACCAGCAACGCATTGAGACTCTCGAGCGCTACCTAGCTGACCTGCCCACCTTGGAGGACTACCAGAGCCAGAACAAGCAG CTCTTGGAGGCTGAACAGCAGATAGCTCAGCTACAAGAGAAAGCAGAAGAATTAGAAGCCAGCCTAGAGACTACACACTCACAACTTCAAGAAAAAGATGCACAGCTGGAAGAGCAGAAACGCAGGGAAAGAGACCTTCTCACAACCATTACTGA TATGCAGCAGCGGGTGCAGCAGGGCCTTGAGGACGGAGCCAGACTTCCATCTCTAGACATTGAGAAACTTAGAGTAGAAAACAATTCTTTGAGAGAGGAGCAGCAAAGACTcaaaaag GTTATTGAAAAGCAACATAGAATGATGGAACAGCTTGGCTCCCAGattcag GCTTTGGAGGAGCAGATTTCCCAGGAAGAGAGCAGCTCTCAGGCTCTCAGAGAGGAGGTGTTGGCCAAAGAACAGAATGTCTTGGAACTTCACGCTGCCATGAAGGAG CTGTCAGCCCAGAACCAGGAGCTGATGGAGCAGAATCTGACTCTGCAGGAGCAGATGAGTGATCCAGGGCTAAGGAGTGCTAACCAGGCCTCCTCTGTTCTACAGCCTGCAGAAGCTTGTCTAACACAAAGACTGCACTCAGAAATTGCTTCCTGCCTCAGCGATCTGCGCTCCCTCTGCAGCATTCTGACCCAGCGAGCCCAGGGACAAAACCCCAACCTCTCCCTGCTGCTCGGCCTCACTG CACCACCAGCAGTGACTGAGCAGGACGAGGACTGGATGGATCCCGACGTGCTGCAAAAGAAGCTGGTTGAAGCCCAACAGCTCCGCCGTGATGTGGAGGAGCTACGTAATGTAATACTGGATCGTTATGCACAGGACATGGGAGAAAACTGCATAACTCAATAA
- the ubxn11 gene encoding UBX domain-containing protein 11, whose protein sequence is MSSPLSMLKKTRRTLLQDPFNEQWNKQKVLFRKDLLQECQAVQVADDSPDSHPLHSSHNLSNDVSTSKSKASLQQGPPPSDVGLMSAMMQRVTLLEQTVKSQSQKIEHKEKKLAVLEARLKAYEESVNAHCQSDRDELERRCEKMQKQVDKMEDLLSDYDLIWVRDGVNGDSDKSEQTESSHFWPSGASASRNFHMNFDLVLQRINELNVLAGEGESYVQTTATGAKLSTKAPIQLRLYSNGIVMFDGPFRSYQEESTQMCIQDLMDGYFPSELLERFPDGKPFEVHDMRHQEYPAKLPWDTFPGEGQTVCGKKFKSTNAVSSQPSDKKLSTDLFLSKFPKFVVKAGQVIDIRDSMRTRLQGSSDPQSSSVITIDTPLPQAVMDRSLASSSNSPQSAQAAITLKVKSEDGSHTYVVKMCLSETVGHLRSYLDKHRGAVVPDYDIISAHPQCCFDDDGLTLQSYGLSTNATLLMRKKQK, encoded by the exons atgagctCTCCTTTATCTATGCTGAAGAAAACGAGACGCACTCTGCTGCAGGACCCTTTTAATGAGCAGTG GAATAAACAAAAAGTGCTTTTCCGGAAGGATCTGCTGCAAG AATGTCAGGCAGTACAGGTTGCTGATGACTCTCCTGATTCACATCCTCTGCATTCTTCACACAATCTTTCAAACGATGTCTCCACCTCAAAATCCAAAGCTTCATTACAGCAGG GTCCTCCTCCAAGCGATGTTGGGCTCATGTCTGCCATGATGCAACGAGTGACTCTGCTAGAGCAAACAGTGAAGAGCCAATCACAGAAGATAGAGCACAAA GAAAAGAAGTTAGCAGTATTAGAGGCAAGGCTGAAGGCATACGAAGAATCAG TAAATGCACATTGTCAGAGTGACAGAGATGAGCTTGAAAGAAGATgcgaaaaaatgcaaaaacaagtGGATAAAATGGAG GACTTGCTGAGTGACTATGATCTGATCTGGGTGAGAGATGGAGTAAACGGTGATTCAGATAAAAGTGAGCAGACAGAGAGCTCACACTTCTGGCCGTCAG GCGCTTCCGCTAGCAGGAACTTCCATATGAACTTTGACCTTGTGCTGCAAAGGATCAACGAGCTGAATGTCCTTGCAGGGGAAGGAGAGTCTTATGtgcaaacaacagcaacaggAGCAAAGCTTTCCACAAAGGCTCCCATTCAACTGAGGCTCTACAGCAATGGCATTGTCATGTTTGATGGTCCTTTCCGCTCTTATCAGGAGGAAAGTACCCAG ATGTGCATACAAGACTTAATGGATGGCTACTTTCCATCTGAGCTTCTTGAAAGATTTCCGGATGGTAAACCTTTTGAG GTACATGACATGCGACATCAGGAGTATCCTGCCAAGCTGCCATGGGACACATTTCCTGGTGAAGGACAGACTGTTTGTGGGAAGAAATTTAAATCTACAAATGCAGTTAGCTCTCAGCCATCAG ATAAAAAGCTGTCCACGGATCTGTTTCTGAGCAAGTTCCCAAAGTTTGTAGTTAAGGCGGGTCAGGTGATTGACATCAGGGACTCAATGAGGACAAGGCTGCAG GGTTCATCTGATCCCCAAAGCAGCTCAGTGATAACCATAGACACACCACTACCGCAAGCTGTAATGGACAG AAGTCTGGCGTCAAGTTCCAACAGTCCTCAATCAGCCCAAGCTGCCATCACACTCAAGGTGAAGTCAGAAGATGGGAGTCATACTTATGTGGTGAAAATGTGTCTCTCAGAAACAGTTGGTCACCTGCGGAGCTATTTGGATAAACACAG AGGGGCTGTTGTGCCAGATTATGACATCATCAGTGCACATCCACAGTGCTGCTTCGATGACGATGGCCTGACGCTCCAATCATATGGACTCTCAACAAATGCTACTCTCCTGATGCGAAAGAAGCAAAAGTGA
- the fez2a gene encoding fasciculation and elongation protein zeta-2 isoform X1 has product MVRAMAAHFDDDRPNVGDQTVVPGKGVLQQKGRAAAAASEAATQLILDHDDLSELRDSSFSPLKFRSTEDLVNGLDEKISACFGTVHAKTDSISSVSVIAEDTLLEKDEIWNALTSNYGRAMPVDWKQSRTRCLYISTFNLEEKPRKTDVAAELSDEEELREQLDMHSIIVPCLAEEPLVTAEQVIEEIEEMMQDSSDVEADPNPSQSDLSMFSLDIHQTSPGFEESECQVQHIMMGLYIVTSSLCFLSVCNPGVRTLSIAELMQCLEEAEMNIRRFSEELVQQLAIRDELDFEKEVKNSFISALIDVQNRQKEHRESLRKKKKLKGGGGTVQGLTEKTPGSRFSMEGLSSVIQNSFRQTFGNGCSERQYLTTVIPYEKKGHPPSVEDLQILTKILQAMRDDSDKVPSLLTDYILNVFCPT; this is encoded by the exons ATGGTCCGGGCTATGGCTGCACATTTCGATGATGACCGGCCGAATGTTGGTGATCAGACGGTGGTTCCGGGTAAAGGggtgctgcagcagaaaggcCGCGCCGCCGCCGCCGCGAGTGAAGCTGCGACGCAGCTCATCCTGGATCATGATGATCTCTCCGAGCTGCGCGACAGCAGCTTTTCTCCGCTGAAATTCAGGTCCACAGAGGACCTGGTGAACGGTTTAGATGAGAAGATATCTGCCTGCTTCGGAACTGTTCACGCCAAGACAGACAGCATCTCTTCGGTGAGCGTGATCGCTGAGGACACGCTGCTGGAGAAAGACGA AATCTGGAACGCTCTTACCAGTAACTATGGCCGTGCGATGCCGGTGGACTGGAAACAGTCTCGAACCCGCTGCCTCTACATCTCCACATTcaacctggaggagaaaccT AGAAAGACGGATGTTGCGGCAGAGCTGTCGGATGAGGAGGAGCTGAGGGAGCAGCTGGACATGCACTCCATCATTGTCCCGTGTCTGGCAGAGGAGCCCCTGGTCACAGCAGAGCAG GTAATTGAGGAAATTGAAGAAATGATGCAGGACTCATCTGATGTGGAGGCAGACCCCAATCCATCACAGTCAGACCTGTCCATGTTCTCCCTGGACATCCATCAGACCAGTCCTGGCTTCGAAGAGAGTGAGTGTCAGGTGCAGCACATTATGATGGGACTCTATATTGTCACCAGCAGCTtatgtttcctgtctgtgtgCAATCCAGGGGTGAGGACCCTAAGCATTGCAGAGCTGATGCAGTGTCTGGAGGAGGCCGAGATGAACATCAGGAGGTTTTCAGAAGAGCTGGTGCAGCAGCTGGCCATCAGGGACGAGCTGGACTTTGAGAAGGAGGTGAAGAACAGTTTCATCTCAGCACTCATCGATGTGCAGAACCGACAGAAGGAACATCGGGAGTCgctgaggaagaagaagaagctaaaaggtggaggtgggacGGTGCAGGGCCTCACGGAGAAAACACCCGGATCG CGCTTCAGCATGGAGGGACTCTCCTCTGTTATTCAGAACAGCTTCCGGCAAACGTTTGGGAATGGGTGCAGTGAAAGACAG TATTTGACCACAGTCATTCCTTATGAGAAAAAAGGACATCCCCCTTCTGTTGAAGACCTCCAGATCCTGACCAAAA TTCTACAAGCTATGAGAGATGACAGCGACAAGGTGCCCAGTCTTCTAACAGACTACATTCTCAATG TGTTTTGCCCGACGTAG
- the fez2a gene encoding fasciculation and elongation protein zeta-2 isoform X2, which produces MVRAMAAHFDDDRPNVGDQTVVPGKGVLQQKGRAAAAASEAATQLILDHDDLSELRDSSFSPLKFRSTEDLVNGLDEKISACFGTVHAKTDSISSVSVIAEDTLLEKDEIWNALTSNYGRAMPVDWKQSRTRCLYISTFNLEEKPRKTDVAAELSDEEELREQLDMHSIIVPCLAEEPLVTAEQVIEEIEEMMQDSSDVEADPNPSQSDLSMFSLDIHQTSPGFEERVRTLSIAELMQCLEEAEMNIRRFSEELVQQLAIRDELDFEKEVKNSFISALIDVQNRQKEHRESLRKKKKLKGGGGTVQGLTEKTPGSRFSMEGLSSVIQNSFRQTFGNGCSERQYLTTVIPYEKKGHPPSVEDLQILTKILQAMRDDSDKVPSLLTDYILNVFCPT; this is translated from the exons ATGGTCCGGGCTATGGCTGCACATTTCGATGATGACCGGCCGAATGTTGGTGATCAGACGGTGGTTCCGGGTAAAGGggtgctgcagcagaaaggcCGCGCCGCCGCCGCCGCGAGTGAAGCTGCGACGCAGCTCATCCTGGATCATGATGATCTCTCCGAGCTGCGCGACAGCAGCTTTTCTCCGCTGAAATTCAGGTCCACAGAGGACCTGGTGAACGGTTTAGATGAGAAGATATCTGCCTGCTTCGGAACTGTTCACGCCAAGACAGACAGCATCTCTTCGGTGAGCGTGATCGCTGAGGACACGCTGCTGGAGAAAGACGA AATCTGGAACGCTCTTACCAGTAACTATGGCCGTGCGATGCCGGTGGACTGGAAACAGTCTCGAACCCGCTGCCTCTACATCTCCACATTcaacctggaggagaaaccT AGAAAGACGGATGTTGCGGCAGAGCTGTCGGATGAGGAGGAGCTGAGGGAGCAGCTGGACATGCACTCCATCATTGTCCCGTGTCTGGCAGAGGAGCCCCTGGTCACAGCAGAGCAG GTAATTGAGGAAATTGAAGAAATGATGCAGGACTCATCTGATGTGGAGGCAGACCCCAATCCATCACAGTCAGACCTGTCCATGTTCTCCCTGGACATCCATCAGACCAGTCCTGGCTTCGAAGAGA GGGTGAGGACCCTAAGCATTGCAGAGCTGATGCAGTGTCTGGAGGAGGCCGAGATGAACATCAGGAGGTTTTCAGAAGAGCTGGTGCAGCAGCTGGCCATCAGGGACGAGCTGGACTTTGAGAAGGAGGTGAAGAACAGTTTCATCTCAGCACTCATCGATGTGCAGAACCGACAGAAGGAACATCGGGAGTCgctgaggaagaagaagaagctaaaaggtggaggtgggacGGTGCAGGGCCTCACGGAGAAAACACCCGGATCG CGCTTCAGCATGGAGGGACTCTCCTCTGTTATTCAGAACAGCTTCCGGCAAACGTTTGGGAATGGGTGCAGTGAAAGACAG TATTTGACCACAGTCATTCCTTATGAGAAAAAAGGACATCCCCCTTCTGTTGAAGACCTCCAGATCCTGACCAAAA TTCTACAAGCTATGAGAGATGACAGCGACAAGGTGCCCAGTCTTCTAACAGACTACATTCTCAATG TGTTTTGCCCGACGTAG
- the clec3ba gene encoding tetranectin: METRKFWMLFCLLLVVHCSLQQTSTKKRNGKKDSATNAAIEELQKQINDIVQELNLLKEQQALQTVCLKGTKILGKCFLANPVKKTFHAASDDCLAKGGSLSTPLTVDENDQLYSYVRQSIGPEEQIWLGINDMVTEGHWVDQSGSNVRFKNWETEITLQPDGGHGQNCAVLSTTANGKWFDESCRVEKSSVCEFNIV, from the exons ATGGAGACTAGGAAGTTTTGGATGCTGTTTTGCCTTCTCCTGGTTGTGCACTGCTCGCTTcagcagacctccaccaagaaaagaaatggcaaGAAAG ATTCTGCAACTAATGCTGCAATTGAGGAGCTTCAGAAACAGATTAATGACATTGTTCAGGAGCTGAATTTATTGAAAGAACAGCAAGCTTTACAAACAG TTTGTCTAAAAGGTACAAAGATCCTTGGCAAGTGTTTCCTGGCTAATCCGGTAAAGAAGACCTTCCATGCAGCCAGCGATGACTGCCTTGCCAAAGGAGGCAGCCTGAGCACCCCGCTGACAGTAGACGAGAACGACCAGCTCTACAGCTATGTACGCCAGAGCATCGGCCCTGAGGAGCAAATCTGGCTGGGGATCAATGACATGGTGACCGAGGGCCACTGGGTGGACCAGTCGGGCTCCAATGTACGCTTCAAGAACTGGGAGACAGAAATCACCCTGCAGCCTGACGGAGGCCACGGCCAGAACTGTGCTGTTCTCTCCACCACAGCCAATGGGAAGTGGTTtgatgagagctgcagagttgAAAAGTCTTCAGTGTGTGAGTTCAACATTGTCTGA